The proteins below come from a single uncultured Carboxylicivirga sp. genomic window:
- a CDS encoding DNA/RNA non-specific endonuclease, whose translation MKTHIFITIIIFEFSSILAQQPCSPSESSGQVYHYKEFSLSYDEDNEQPEWVSYVLTAEELNIPHNRCNCFEEDKTIITGSATLEDYKGSGFDRGHLSPSADNRDSESNRESYLLSNMSPMLNHFNSGIWNMLEDKAREQARVHGEIYITTGSLIKCNLGKIGENQVSIPDYFWKCLMYEESGKFYSIAFLIPHIGADSELKNYAIPVNVIESLTGLNIFPCSNEKQEHQFSLKRWGM comes from the coding sequence ATGAAAACACACATTTTCATTACTATTATAATTTTTGAATTCTCATCTATCTTGGCACAACAACCCTGTTCTCCTAGTGAAAGTTCAGGTCAAGTATATCATTATAAAGAATTCTCATTATCCTATGATGAAGATAATGAACAGCCTGAATGGGTTTCTTACGTGTTAACAGCTGAAGAATTAAATATTCCTCACAATCGATGCAACTGTTTTGAAGAAGATAAAACAATTATTACAGGCAGTGCAACACTTGAAGATTATAAAGGTTCAGGATTCGATAGAGGTCATCTTTCCCCTTCCGCCGATAACCGAGATAGTGAATCAAATCGAGAATCATATCTCTTATCAAATATGAGTCCTATGTTGAATCATTTCAATTCAGGAATTTGGAATATGCTTGAAGATAAAGCTAGAGAGCAAGCTAGAGTTCATGGTGAAATATATATAACGACTGGATCTCTTATTAAATGTAATCTTGGGAAGATAGGGGAAAATCAAGTAAGCATTCCAGATTATTTTTGGAAATGTCTTATGTATGAGGAAAGTGGGAAATTTTATTCCATAGCCTTCTTAATCCCACACATTGGAGCAGATTCAGAACTTAAAAATTATGCTATACCTGTTAACGTCATTGAAAGTCTAACAGGATTAAATATCTTCCCCTGCAGCAATGAAAAGCAAGAACATCAGTTTAGTTTGAAAAGATGGGGAATGTAA
- a CDS encoding DUF4248 domain-containing protein, whose product MTIRRTILKQDLVKKLYPNSISIKSAMQQLRNEIQMSSELKEHIEMAGNTRRHYYTKQQLLVILEHFCITLEEFEQL is encoded by the coding sequence ATGACGATCCGCAGAACTATTTTGAAGCAGGATTTGGTGAAAAAACTGTACCCCAATAGTATCTCAATCAAATCGGCAATGCAACAGCTTAGAAATGAAATTCAAATGAGCTCAGAATTGAAGGAACATATTGAGATGGCAGGAAATACAAGACGGCACTATTACACTAAGCAACAACTGCTTGTGATTTTAGAGCATTTTTGTATAACTCTTGAAGAATTTGAACAACTATGA